Genomic DNA from Niallia circulans:
AGGTATTATTGCCGCAATTGCTGTTCCTTCTGTCATTAAGGTGATCCATGACATGAGAGACAAATCCTTTGTTGCAAATGCATGGAATATGAAGGAAGCTGCCGATTTTTATATTAAAGAGGCAACAACAAGTGGAAATGGAGCCAATGAGCGCATTACTTATAAAGAGCTTGTTGATAATGGATATATGAGTAAATTCAATGATCCTGATACAGATAACATCATGCCTCCTTCTGATGACAGCTATGTGACAATTTATAGTAACGAGACAATTGCTGTTTGTATAAAAGGCGAAAAACGAAATCTTTGCACAAATGAAGGCGAAGAACAAGCGATTCAGTATAAGGATTTAAAAACAAGTCTAATACTGTCTAATTAAAACTGAATTTGACGAAATCATTCTATAACAAGACGACAAAAGTCTTGTTATTTTTTTTTGCTAGTATGATAGGATGAACAAAACTAGTAAATGGAGGTAGGACGAGTGACTGAAAAGCCGGAGAGCCGCAAAACGATTACTATAAAAATCAACGGAAAAGACCGTCCGTTCCAAAATAAGGAATCAAAGATGCAGTCTGCTGAACAAAAGGACAGTAAAAAAAGTGAGACTGCAAATCCTCTGCCTGACAGATCTGTGGAGGAGGTTGCGGCAGGAAGTGAAGCGATTGAAGACGAAAGCTTTGACTGGATTCTTCCAAATGAAGATGAGTCCGACGACATAAAGGAATTTCAATTGCAGCAAGCCCCAAATAAAAAGCAAGGCAAGCTTCCAAAAAAAATGCAGAAAGGCAGCAAAAGAAATCTATCAAAGGGAATGGTTGCATCGATTTTTTTTGCTGTGTTTTTTGCGATTGTATTAGGGACAGGCTTCGGTTTTGTGCT
This window encodes:
- a CDS encoding prepilin-type N-terminal cleavage/methylation domain-containing protein, whose product is MTIKKLIPRLNDKGLTLVELLAVIVIIGIIAAIAVPSVIKVIHDMRDKSFVANAWNMKEAADFYIKEATTSGNGANERITYKELVDNGYMSKFNDPDTDNIMPPSDDSYVTIYSNETIAVCIKGEKRNLCTNEGEEQAIQYKDLKTSLILSN